The DNA sequence GGTGCGCAATGCCGACCGGATCATCGTCATGGATGGCGGCCGCATCGTCGCCGAGGGCACCCATGACCGATTGATCGCCGGCGGTGGCCTTTACGCCAAGCTGGCGCGTCTGCAGTTCGAAACCAGCCGGCCGGACGAGGCGCAGGTCGCCTAGCCGGGCGGTGGCGGAAGTCGGCGATCTGGTTGCTTGCCGCTGGTCCGGGTGGTATCCGCGTCGGCGAAAGGGAGATACAGGACATGTTTCCGCTCTGGGTTTACATTGCCGTCGCTGCCGCGATTGGACTGACAGCTTTTGTTGTCGGGCGATTATTCCCGGGCTTTGGAGTCGCTTTTGTCATCCTAACGTCGTCCTTGTGGTCAGCTTACTCCTTGCGTCGTCATAACCGCCTCAGCCGGCGCGGCTGAACCGGATTATTGCGCGGTGTAGCCGCCATCGACGACCAGTTCGGCGCCAGTCATGAAGCCCGATTCATCCGACGCCAGGAACACGATGGCATCGGCAATTTCGCGCGGCACGCCGAACCGTGCCATCGGATGCGCGGCCATCAGGCGATCGCGCATCTCGTTGCCGTTCTCGGCGGCGTGGAGCGCACCGGCAACCATCGGCGTGTCGATGAAGCCGGGATGCACCGAATTGACACGGATCCCCAGCGGCGCCCATTCGACGGCAGCGGCCTTGGTCAGCATCGTGACACCACCCTTCGACGCGCAATAGGCTGCGGCCCCCGCCATGCCGACCTTGCCGAGGATCGAGGACAGGTTGATGACCGACCCGCCACCCTTGGCGGCCATGACCGGCCCGCAATGGCGTAGCCCCAGAAACACGCCATCGAGATTGACGGACAAGATGCGCCGCCAGTCGCCCAGATCGTGGT is a window from the Polymorphobacter fuscus genome containing:
- a CDS encoding SDR family NAD(P)-dependent oxidoreductase — encoded protein: MAGRVADKIALVTGAASGLGAETARRLAAEGAFVMLTDRNPEGAEVAAAIGERADFMLHDVTSEDDWAAVVTATMARFGSIGVLVNNAGVAGSALALLDHDLGDWRRILSVNLDGVFLGLRHCGPVMAAKGGGSVINLSSILGKVGMAGAAAYCASKGGVTMLTKAAAVEWAPLGIRVNSVHPGFIDTPMVAGALHAAENGNEMRDRLMAAHPMARFGVPREIADAIVFLASDESGFMTGAELVVDGGYTAQ